Proteins encoded by one window of Pecten maximus chromosome 15, xPecMax1.1, whole genome shotgun sequence:
- the LOC117343113 gene encoding uncharacterized protein LOC117343113 encodes MAGSSSLHWRQKGNDLYTSVRDGLSPVIKRDRLQQASNCYNKALNEGGTESDKMSASKNLAMTAWRRAQVEEVSSARFTTAVLYYKEAFKFFSTAVNHGQGVKPKSWVDNVKSSAKICWDGLKSGKCSELDIDDRVGVYYDVVQEIHISNIRGECYLEIAQNHFHIGVTALEKGCFRRALSEMRNCHMPLHEAIASGKGEVTIEGEVKILEADVFMHFCMAESMQARSIGDNLYHQLTMEEEALNMDMAWEVVDWYKLAIIRTRDVTEVELEAVALSRLGRLYDKVLKMKEKAKRYLIRSMHLAHSMHPRTFTNVDWFKECSEILQAYQRETVSAEEEEWNKEKEELKKEMKKELADLAKANKKEDLELLDYLYKEYPPKKPIHKKFFKMSMAAKTDYPQKKKYYQQSVVNYHPDRADVEKHGKIWKVLTEEITKMLTNRYQRMK; translated from the exons ATGGCCGGCAGCAGCTCCTTACACTGGAGACAGAAAGGAAATGATTTATATACGTCTGTCAGAGATGGTCTCAGTCCTGTGATAAAGCGAGACCGATTACAACAGGCTTCTAACTGTTACAACAAAGCTCTGAACGAAGGTGGCACTGAGAGTGACAAAATGTCTGCTTCAAAAAATCTGGCTATGACTGCATGGCGACGGGCCCAGGTGGAGGAAGTCTCGTCGGCGAGGTTCACCACAGCTGTACTATATTACAAAGAAGCCTTTAAGTTCTTTTCTACAGCAGTGAACCATGGACAAGGTGTGAAACCGAAATCATGGGTAGATAATGTCAAGTCTTCAGCAAAGATCTGCTGGGATGGACTTAAATCTGGGAAATGTAGTGAGCTGGACATAGATGATAGAGTTGGTGTTTATTACGATGTTGTTCAAGAAATCCACATCAGTAACATTCGGGGGGAATGTTATCTTGAAATTGCACAAAATCATTTCCATATTGGAGTTACAGCCTTGGAAAAGGGATGCTTTAGGCGTGCATTGTCAGAGATGAGGAACTGTCATATGCCCTTGCATGAAGCCATCGCAAGTggtaaaggggaggtaaccatTGAAGGAGAGGTGAAGATATTGGAAGCTGATGTGTTTATGCACTTCTGTATGGCTGAATCCATGCAGGCTCGGTCTATAG GAGACAATTTGTACCACCAATTGACCATGGAGGAGGAGGCCCTGAACATGGATATGGCGTGGGAGGTGGTAGACTGGTATAAGCTGGCCATCATTAGGACCCGGGATGTGACAGAGGTAGAGTTAGAGGCTGTTGCCCTGAGCAGGCTTGGGAGACTTTACGACAAGGTGCTGAAAATGAAAGAAAAGGCAAAGCGCTACCTCATCAGATCCATGCATCTGGCCCACAGCATGCACCCCCGTACTTTCACCAATGTTG ACTGGTTTAAGGAGTGTTCGGAGATCCTACAAGCATATCAGAGGGAGACTGTGTCGGCTGAGGAAGAGGAATGGAACAAAGAGAAGGAGGAACTGAAGAAGGAGATGAAGAAAGAACTTGCTGACCTTGCCAAGGCAAACAAGAAAGAAGATCTGGAGCTTTTGGACTATTTGTACAA GGAATACCCCCCAAAGAAACCTATCCACAAGAAGTTCTTCAAGATGTCTATGGCTGCCAAAACTGACTATCCTCAAAAGAAGAAGTACTACCAACAGTCTGTGGTGAATTACCATCCTGACAGGGCTGATGTAGAGAAACATGGCAAAATCTGGAAAGTTTTAACTGAGGAGATCACCAAGATGTTGACAAACCGATACCAGAGGATGAAATAG
- the LOC117344259 gene encoding arylacetamide deacetylase-like, which produces MACGSVLLTLAVSFVGLAFILYSPFPEDAVEPHMQMAVSLVIGAIFKMCEFQEYIGYTTYVKCARNPLNINAWVSKGAVSDDNVHVSEELFDGVKVRLYIPRDHDGESPLPGIIYLHGGGWVLGSTDMYDPLTRMLATSLTAVVASVEYRMAPEHPFPVPFEDCVKATKYFMYNAKKFGVDASRIAVSGDSAGGNLAMAVGTKLTQEGQPPRLLGLIYPALQMVDFNTPAYLTYQSMPYLLKKYRMVSFYLTYAFGNDDDIEKYFENKHVTETLRNSIYTKVSTTLLPQKYQKLQVKERAAVDMNLAQKVEKIITNVSLCPLMMDDDELYQLPKTYLLTCEYDPLRDDGLMLAKRWKDMYFPVTHVHWDGVQHGFINMEGSQRTTEALDDYIKYLGAEL; this is translated from the exons ATGGCCTGTGGGAGCGTTCTATTAACCCTGGCCGTGAGTTTTGTGGGCCTAGCCTTCATTCTGTACTCCCCCTTCCCAGAGGATGCCGTTGAGCCTCATATGCAGATGGCTGTATCTCTTGTGATTGGCGCCATCTTTAAAATG tGCGAATTTCAAGAGTACATTGGGTACACAACTTACGTAAAATGTGCCAGGAATCCTCTGAATATAAACGCGTGGGTCAGCAAAGGCGCTGTATCAGATGACAATGTTCAT GTGAGTGAAGAGCTATTTGACGGCGTAAAGGTGAGATTGTATATACCACGTGACCATGACGGGGAGAGTCCTCTACCTGGGATAATCTACCTACATGGAGGTGGCTGGGTATTAGGATCAACAG ACATGTACGATCCGCTCACCAGAATGCTAGCCACGTCCCTCACGGCAGTTGTCGCCTCTGTTGA GTACCGAATGGCTCCCGAACACCCATTTCCTGTACCATTTGAAGATTGCGTCAAGGCCACAAAATACTTCATGTACAACGCAAAGAAGTTTGGAGTAGATGCCAGTCGAATAGCTGTATCAG GTGACAGTGCTGGAGGAAACCTAGCAATGGCTGTCGGAACTAAACTCACCCAGGAAGGACAACCCCCTCGACTTCTCGGCCTGATATACCCAGCGTTACAGATGGTGGATTTCAACACCCCAGCTTATCTTACTTATCAGTCGATGCCTTATTTGTTGAAGAAATACCGAATGGTTAGTTTTTACCTAACATACGCATTTGGTAACGACGATGACATTGAGAAGTATTTCGAGAACAAACATGTGACTGAAACACTTAGAAACTCTATCTATACAAAAGTCAGTACAACATTACTACCTCAAAAATACCAAAAGCTTCAGGTTAAGGAGCGTGCAGCTGTCGATATGAATTTGGCACAAAAAGTGGAGAAAATAATTACCAATGTATCCTTGTGTCCTCTTATGATGGACGATGATGAGCTGTACCAGTTACCGAAGACCTACCTACTTACCTGTGAGTATGATCCACTGCGAGATGACGGTCTCATGCTGGCTAAACGGTGGAAGGATATGTACTTCCCTGTTACACACGTACACTGGGATGGCGTACAACACGGATTTATAAACATGGAGGGATCCCAACGTACAACAGAGGCCCTGGATGACTATATAAAATACCTCGGGGCGGAATTATAA